Proteins from a single region of Sesamum indicum cultivar Zhongzhi No. 13 linkage group LG5, S_indicum_v1.0, whole genome shotgun sequence:
- the LOC105161725 gene encoding ubiquitin-conjugating enzyme E2 variant 1D-like: MTLGSGGSSVVVPRNFRLLEELERGEKGIGDGTVSYGMDDGDDIYMRSWTGTIIGPHNSVHEGRIYQLKLFCDKDYPEKPPSVRFHSRINMTCVNHETGVVEPKKFSVLANWQREYTMEDILTQLKKEMASPHNRKLVQPPEGTYF; this comes from the exons ATGACCCTTGGCTCAGGAGGATCCAGTGTCGTGG TCCCTCGAAATTTCAGATTGCTGGAGGAACTTGAACGTGGGGAAAAAGGAATTGGAGATGGTACTGTGAGCTATGGAATGGATGATGGAGATGATATTTATATGCGATCATGGACTGGAACCATTATAGGTCCTCACAAT TCCGTACATGAAGGACGCATATATCAGTTGAAGCTATTTTGTGATAAAGATTATCCAGAGAAGCCTCCCAGTGTTCGCTTCCATTCCCGGATTAACATGACTTGCGTAAACCATGAGACTGGAGTG GTTGAACCAAAGAAGTTTAGTGTCCTAGCGAATTGGCAGCGGGAGTACACGATGGAAGACATTCTGACACAGCTGAAGAAAGAAATGGCCTCTCCACACAACCGTAAGCTGGTCCAGCCCCCTGAAGGAACCTATTTCTAG